Proteins from a genomic interval of Sphingobacterium lactis:
- a CDS encoding efflux RND transporter permease subunit encodes MISEVFIKRPVTAMVISILITIVGIIAVTTLPISQYPNIAPPTVSVSATYTGADAQTVEKTVTTPIESQINGTPGMIYMSSNSTSDGGSRITVTFEVGTDIDIATLDVQNRVSIAEPVLPEAVRRLGVTTRKVNTDILMMVSLVSPDGSRDQNYLANYINLYLKDALLRVKGVGDVQAFGQPFAMRVWLDANKLANINMSPADVNAAITEQNSRMPGGSVGARPQENAQVFEYPIVMDSDLEEVDQFENIVVKTNTDGSIVLLKDIARVELGQFNYGITNKVNGQVASGMMISQTPGGNAVETADGIYAALEDLKKSFPAGVDYVVGYETVSVVNASISSVIHTLVEALVLVTLVVFFFLQSWRATLIPLLAIPVSIIGTFIFFILFGFSVNNLTMLAFVLAIGIVVDDAIVVVEAVQHYIDHYKMDAKEATMRAMKDITAPVIAIALILAAVFVPVGFIPGMVGKLYQQFAITIAVSVMLSAFIALTLTPALCSIMLKPSATTKDSKGLNKFFYKFNVWFEKVTYRYSKGVRKAIKASTLVLIILLCIFVGTGFMFTTKKTGFIPNEDAGIFFMGVSLPEGASSARTEEVLTELTNDLRKDFPEIAYVTSINGMNLLNRAAKPNGASLFVSLKPWEERSKTVAEITGAIMGKYRGYSKASVIAATPPPIPGLGTSGGFTMEIQDRQTVDIKDFEAMLGRFLAAANQRPEIGMAYTLFNSNSPNYKLQVDREMAKRMGVPVSNIYSTISSYMGSSYVNDFTKYGRNFRVVTQADTSYRMHIEDINKLYVKNVQGQPVPISNLVRYELTTNPSIINHFNIFRSIQVSGEAAPGYSSGDAIAALEEVAAQTLSDGYSYEFSGLSLQEKQSGSKTIQIFALCILFVFLLLASLYESWSVPFSILLSVPLGVFGAILALTLLPNLDNNIFAQIGLVTIIGLAAKNAILIVEFAKERVDIGMNLIEATIDAVKLRLRPIIMTSLAFILGIIPLMLSTGAGAVSRQTIGWTVFGGMTAATFLAIFIVPVLYVVITRVAYGKKKLAELEANFDEEKKKSLSAH; translated from the coding sequence ATGATTTCAGAAGTATTTATAAAGAGACCGGTAACGGCAATGGTAATATCCATATTGATTACGATCGTAGGGATAATTGCCGTGACAACCTTACCAATCAGTCAATATCCCAATATTGCGCCACCGACGGTATCGGTTTCCGCAACCTATACCGGTGCTGACGCCCAAACGGTCGAGAAGACCGTAACAACCCCGATCGAGAGCCAGATCAACGGTACGCCGGGGATGATCTATATGAGTTCAAACAGTACCTCCGACGGGGGATCCCGGATTACGGTGACCTTTGAAGTAGGTACGGATATCGATATCGCGACGCTCGACGTGCAGAACAGGGTGAGTATTGCCGAACCCGTTCTTCCGGAGGCGGTACGCCGGCTGGGTGTAACCACCCGTAAGGTGAACACGGATATCTTGATGATGGTATCCTTGGTATCCCCAGACGGTAGCCGCGACCAGAATTATTTGGCCAACTACATCAACCTGTACCTGAAAGACGCGTTATTGCGTGTGAAGGGCGTCGGTGATGTGCAGGCATTCGGACAGCCATTCGCCATGCGTGTGTGGTTGGATGCGAATAAACTCGCGAACATCAACATGTCTCCTGCCGATGTCAATGCCGCCATTACGGAACAGAACTCCCGGATGCCGGGTGGTTCCGTGGGTGCCAGACCGCAGGAAAATGCACAGGTATTCGAATACCCGATTGTCATGGACTCCGACCTGGAAGAGGTGGATCAATTCGAAAATATTGTCGTAAAGACCAATACCGATGGTTCCATCGTTCTTCTTAAGGACATTGCCCGTGTAGAATTGGGCCAGTTCAACTACGGTATCACCAACAAGGTTAACGGACAGGTAGCTTCTGGTATGATGATCTCCCAAACACCGGGAGGTAATGCCGTGGAAACCGCAGATGGAATCTATGCCGCTCTGGAAGACTTGAAAAAATCATTTCCAGCTGGTGTGGATTATGTCGTAGGTTATGAAACCGTTTCCGTGGTGAATGCATCCATCAGCTCGGTAATCCACACCTTGGTGGAAGCCTTGGTTTTGGTAACCTTGGTGGTATTCTTCTTCCTGCAAAGTTGGAGAGCGACCTTGATCCCGCTATTGGCTATTCCGGTTTCCATTATCGGTACGTTTATCTTCTTTATCCTTTTCGGATTCTCGGTGAACAACTTGACGATGCTAGCATTCGTTCTGGCGATCGGTATTGTGGTGGATGACGCCATCGTTGTGGTGGAGGCCGTCCAACATTACATTGACCATTATAAGATGGATGCCAAGGAAGCGACCATGCGGGCCATGAAGGATATTACCGCTCCGGTAATCGCCATTGCCCTCATCTTGGCGGCTGTATTCGTACCAGTAGGTTTTATCCCGGGGATGGTGGGTAAACTGTATCAACAGTTCGCGATCACCATTGCTGTATCCGTAATGCTTTCCGCATTCATCGCCCTGACGCTGACACCAGCCCTCTGTTCCATCATGTTGAAGCCTTCGGCAACAACCAAGGACTCCAAGGGTTTGAATAAATTCTTCTACAAATTCAACGTATGGTTCGAAAAAGTAACCTATAGATATTCCAAAGGGGTAAGAAAAGCGATCAAAGCTTCAACCTTGGTCTTGATTATATTGCTGTGTATTTTCGTGGGAACAGGCTTTATGTTCACGACCAAAAAGACCGGATTTATCCCGAATGAGGATGCGGGTATCTTCTTCATGGGTGTGAGTTTGCCGGAGGGTGCCTCCAGTGCCCGTACGGAAGAGGTCTTGACCGAATTGACGAATGACCTGCGCAAGGACTTTCCGGAGATTGCCTACGTGACGTCCATCAACGGTATGAACCTTTTGAACCGTGCGGCGAAACCGAACGGTGCATCCCTATTCGTGTCGTTGAAACCGTGGGAGGAACGGAGCAAAACCGTTGCAGAGATAACGGGTGCCATCATGGGGAAATACAGGGGCTATTCCAAGGCTTCCGTTATTGCGGCAACACCGCCGCCAATTCCGGGTCTGGGTACCTCCGGTGGTTTTACCATGGAGATCCAGGACCGTCAGACTGTGGACATCAAGGACTTCGAAGCCATGTTGGGCCGTTTCCTTGCCGCAGCGAATCAGCGTCCTGAAATCGGCATGGCCTATACCCTCTTCAACAGTAACTCGCCAAACTACAAACTACAGGTAGACCGTGAGATGGCGAAACGCATGGGGGTTCCAGTTTCCAATATCTACAGTACGATATCCTCGTATATGGGTAGTAGCTATGTGAATGACTTTACAAAATATGGCCGTAACTTCCGTGTGGTAACCCAGGCGGACACCAGTTACCGGATGCATATCGAGGACATCAATAAATTATACGTGAAGAATGTACAGGGGCAACCTGTTCCGATTTCCAATTTGGTTCGGTACGAGTTGACCACGAATCCTTCCATCATCAACCACTTCAACATCTTCCGTTCGATCCAGGTTTCCGGAGAGGCGGCACCTGGATATTCCTCGGGTGATGCCATTGCGGCGCTTGAAGAAGTGGCAGCACAGACGCTGTCGGATGGGTATTCGTATGAGTTCTCCGGTCTATCCCTTCAGGAGAAACAATCCGGAAGTAAGACCATCCAGATCTTTGCGCTCTGTATCCTGTTCGTATTCCTGCTCTTGGCTTCGCTTTATGAAAGCTGGTCGGTTCCATTCTCCATCCTCCTATCGGTACCATTAGGGGTATTCGGAGCGATCCTTGCCCTGACGCTGTTGCCGAACCTGGATAACAACATCTTTGCGCAGATTGGTTTGGTGACCATTATCGGTCTGGCGGCGAAGAATGCGATCCTGATCGTGGAATTTGCCAAGGAGCGTGTCGATATCGGCATGAACCTGATTGAGGCAACCATCGATGCGGTGAAACTACGTTTGCGTCCGATCATCATGACTTCCCTGGCCTTTATCTTGGGTATTATTCCTTTGATGCTGTCCACAGGGGCGGGTGCCGTTTCCAGACAGACCATCGGTTGGACGGTATTCGGCGGGATGACTGCAGCAACGTTCCTAGCCATCTTTATCGTTCCGGTGCTTTACGTGGTGATTACCCGCGTTGCCTACGGAAAGAAGAAACTGGCAGAATTGGAAGCCAACTTCGATGAAGAGAAAAAGAAAAGTTTAAGTGCGCATTAA
- a CDS encoding thioredoxin family protein has translation MKKLMVLLLLFPCVLMAQEKGIQFVKGFNWEQVKAKAKQENKYILMDCYTSWCGPCKVMDNTVFPDETIGEIANAKFISVKVQFDEDEAGDPLKKEWLAQSRTFVKEYKVSGYPTLLFFNPDGEIVHKTVGLQRVPHLKETLETVTNPDYQYFTLKRAVAQNPNDKDLQFKKIEAAKRAGELSKDDVSDYIAMSGGLNSAQNAKLMITNTNSSKDATFQELLNKRDSLNALLGEGATEERYFGIIYFENLQNTLGRKSPSGYYILSTTPDWTTIEQNIKAKHPERIQEFMDYAKIQFFKAAYQWDNFAKALETYRADYPNSTSDPLKRMYAGDVAYFVKDVDVKYIQGVLDWSKAAFEKSTDDVDQMNYALLLYRTGAKDRAIPIMEEHIVFAPANVQQNYADLLDKMKLGKML, from the coding sequence ATGAAAAAGCTCATGGTACTGCTCTTGCTATTTCCCTGTGTGCTCATGGCGCAGGAGAAAGGGATTCAATTTGTAAAAGGATTTAATTGGGAGCAGGTAAAGGCGAAGGCAAAGCAAGAAAACAAATACATCCTGATGGATTGCTACACCAGTTGGTGTGGCCCCTGTAAGGTGATGGATAACACTGTTTTCCCGGATGAGACGATCGGGGAGATCGCGAATGCCAAATTTATTTCCGTGAAGGTACAGTTTGATGAAGATGAAGCGGGTGACCCCCTCAAGAAAGAATGGCTTGCCCAGAGCAGGACGTTTGTTAAGGAATATAAGGTCAGTGGATATCCCACCTTGCTCTTCTTCAATCCTGATGGAGAGATTGTGCATAAAACAGTTGGTTTGCAACGGGTACCCCATTTGAAAGAAACACTGGAAACCGTTACGAATCCGGACTACCAATACTTTACGTTGAAGCGTGCAGTTGCGCAAAATCCGAATGACAAGGATTTACAGTTCAAGAAGATTGAAGCCGCGAAGCGAGCTGGAGAACTCTCAAAGGATGATGTATCGGATTATATTGCCATGAGCGGTGGCTTGAACAGTGCGCAGAACGCCAAGCTTATGATCACCAATACCAACTCCTCCAAAGATGCCACTTTTCAGGAACTGCTGAATAAACGCGATAGCCTGAACGCATTGCTTGGAGAAGGGGCAACAGAAGAACGCTATTTTGGTATTATCTACTTTGAAAATCTGCAGAATACGTTGGGAAGAAAAAGCCCTTCGGGATACTATATCCTGAGCACAACTCCGGACTGGACAACTATTGAGCAAAATATCAAAGCAAAACATCCCGAGCGCATTCAGGAATTTATGGATTATGCAAAGATTCAATTCTTTAAGGCCGCCTATCAATGGGATAACTTTGCAAAGGCATTGGAAACCTACCGCGCTGACTATCCGAACAGTACCAGCGACCCGCTAAAGCGGATGTATGCTGGCGATGTCGCATATTTCGTAAAAGATGTGGATGTAAAATACATACAGGGCGTTCTGGACTGGAGCAAGGCCGCTTTCGAGAAATCAACGGATGATGTGGACCAAATGAATTATGCCCTTCTGCTGTACCGAACAGGCGCTAAGGACCGGGCAATTCCCATCATGGAAGAACATATCGTATTTGCACCGGCAAATGTTCAACAAAACTATGCTGACCTGCTGGATAAAATGAAATTGGGTAAAATGCTGTAG
- a CDS encoding S1 family peptidase yields MMLFGKKYCFHILLMVGLVLPQVQAFGQNKADSLFVDDSRYAVGLEEKILQAASANKGKTIVQFQQENKGLKDDAPVSWQQKEVRKVDVLSVKELYATKKQAVLILGRLNHANPELAPLAEPLATAFVISPDGLCVSNHHVLSELIHMRKTEGKDAGKVDSSMYYLQDYNGEVYTIDKILAYSASNDVVLFTLHRPGKPMPYLDLGAPLAVGDEVFVIAHPEQNYYFLTSGLVAKNRKLVNPANPKQRQYRMTITADYAVGSSGGPVLNNRGQVVGIVSSTSNIYGSRVEKTPLQMVLKNGIAVLAIHELLN; encoded by the coding sequence ATGATGTTATTCGGAAAGAAATACTGTTTTCATATTTTGTTGATGGTCGGGCTTGTGCTTCCCCAGGTACAGGCTTTTGGCCAAAACAAGGCAGATAGCCTGTTTGTGGACGATAGCCGATATGCAGTAGGGTTGGAGGAGAAAATTCTACAAGCGGCATCCGCTAACAAGGGGAAGACCATCGTGCAATTTCAACAGGAGAATAAAGGACTGAAAGATGATGCGCCGGTTAGCTGGCAGCAAAAAGAAGTTCGGAAGGTGGATGTGCTTTCCGTAAAGGAGCTCTATGCCACCAAGAAACAGGCAGTCTTAATTTTGGGTAGGCTGAATCATGCCAACCCCGAACTCGCTCCTTTGGCGGAACCGCTGGCAACAGCGTTCGTGATCAGTCCGGATGGGCTCTGTGTCAGCAACCACCATGTGCTATCGGAATTGATCCATATGCGCAAAACGGAGGGAAAGGACGCGGGGAAAGTGGACAGCAGCATGTATTACCTGCAGGATTATAATGGGGAAGTGTATACAATAGATAAAATATTAGCTTATTCGGCGAGCAACGATGTGGTCCTTTTCACGCTGCATCGACCGGGAAAGCCGATGCCTTACCTCGATTTGGGTGCACCCTTGGCCGTTGGCGATGAGGTATTTGTCATCGCTCATCCCGAGCAGAATTATTATTTCCTGACATCGGGATTGGTTGCCAAAAATAGAAAATTGGTGAACCCTGCGAATCCAAAGCAACGGCAGTACCGCATGACGATTACGGCAGATTATGCAGTAGGATCCAGCGGTGGTCCCGTGTTGAATAACCGTGGTCAGGTGGTCGGCATCGTATCATCTACAAGCAACATCTATGGGTCAAGGGTGGAAAAGACACCCCTGCAGATGGTGCTGAAAAATGGCATCGCTGTTCTGGCCATTCATGAACTATTAAATTAA
- a CDS encoding TlpA disulfide reductase family protein codes for MKKSTILRSLVIASVLTLPALDVFAQTSFTLKGDIESWPTDYVHLIRRGNYPGEDSVKVEDGKFAFAGEIPGPTNAFLVAKLPEGPVAKFIYIEPADITVAGTFQDLKNLKVSGSPTFADYEIVKKFDEDFEAKVRAQQKEQASRTMSTEESKAFDDRIDSLYKTKYAFSEQFIKDHPNSVVSISEILTLFNGRKKEVIQQLFDGLSEEVKNTPGGEVVAYNLEQSKALSVGSIAPDFTLPDVDGKPVKLSDYRGKYVLVDFWASWCAPCRAENPNLVLAHQQFKEKGFDILGVSLDKKEAEPMWKNAIKIDRLTWTQVSDLQGVDNEVANAYGVTSIPANFLLDKEGKIVAVNLRGAELINTLKEILK; via the coding sequence ATGAAAAAATCAACAATACTCAGGAGTTTAGTTATCGCATCGGTGCTTACCCTGCCAGCTTTGGATGTATTCGCGCAAACGAGCTTTACCCTGAAAGGAGATATTGAATCTTGGCCTACAGACTATGTGCATCTGATACGCCGCGGGAATTACCCTGGCGAGGATTCCGTAAAAGTAGAGGATGGAAAGTTCGCCTTCGCAGGCGAGATTCCAGGACCTACCAATGCCTTCCTGGTTGCGAAACTGCCGGAAGGACCCGTAGCGAAATTTATCTATATCGAACCCGCAGATATCACCGTTGCAGGTACTTTTCAAGACCTGAAGAACTTGAAGGTCTCCGGTTCGCCAACATTTGCCGATTATGAAATCGTCAAGAAATTTGATGAGGATTTTGAAGCGAAGGTCCGGGCACAGCAAAAAGAACAAGCCTCAAGAACCATGAGTACAGAAGAGAGTAAGGCTTTTGACGATCGCATCGATAGCCTGTACAAGACCAAATATGCTTTTTCGGAACAGTTCATTAAAGATCATCCGAACAGTGTGGTCAGTATTTCGGAAATCCTGACGCTTTTTAACGGGCGGAAAAAAGAAGTCATTCAACAATTGTTCGATGGCCTCTCCGAAGAGGTTAAGAACACACCAGGTGGGGAGGTCGTTGCCTACAACTTGGAGCAATCAAAAGCGTTATCCGTGGGAAGCATTGCGCCGGATTTTACACTTCCGGATGTGGATGGGAAACCTGTTAAGCTTTCTGATTACCGGGGCAAATATGTGCTGGTGGATTTTTGGGCGAGCTGGTGTGCTCCATGCCGTGCGGAAAATCCCAATCTGGTTTTGGCGCATCAACAGTTCAAGGAAAAAGGTTTCGATATCCTTGGCGTATCATTGGATAAGAAGGAAGCAGAGCCCATGTGGAAGAATGCCATCAAAATCGATCGATTGACCTGGACGCAAGTATCCGACTTGCAAGGGGTAGATAATGAAGTGGCCAATGCCTATGGTGTGACGAGTATTCCGGCAAATTTCCTGTTGGATAAGGAAGGGAAAATTGTCGCGGTAAACCTCAGAGGAGCTGAGCTCATCAATACATTGAAGGAAATATTAAAATAA
- a CDS encoding DUF4369 domain-containing protein: protein MMKDIVKIGLASIGLVLMTMQGYGQEKYAVTGKISGWPTETVYLVRQGNYPGVDSVQTQDGSFAFKGTIAGPTVAYLITAKKGGVAKFLYVEPGDITVQGAFSSLQDVDVQGSPSYKDYLALKKGHEEINTKAAQYTLQIEESEDDEEIQALNNSIANLRETGVKFSQEFIKSHPQSAVSLAELKSLTDVLENAALVALFKGLNEQVRTSPEGLFIGENLKYMGTDVRPLESN, encoded by the coding sequence ATGATGAAAGATATCGTAAAAATTGGACTTGCCAGCATCGGTTTAGTACTGATGACCATGCAAGGATATGGACAAGAAAAATATGCTGTCACCGGAAAGATTTCCGGTTGGCCGACAGAAACTGTATACCTGGTTCGTCAGGGCAATTACCCTGGTGTAGATTCCGTACAGACACAAGATGGATCCTTTGCCTTTAAAGGAACGATTGCGGGACCAACAGTGGCTTACTTGATTACGGCGAAGAAAGGTGGTGTTGCGAAGTTCTTGTATGTAGAACCCGGAGATATCACAGTCCAAGGGGCATTCAGCTCGCTGCAAGATGTTGATGTGCAGGGATCGCCCAGCTATAAGGATTACTTGGCGCTGAAAAAGGGTCATGAGGAAATCAATACCAAAGCCGCCCAATATACCCTGCAAATCGAGGAATCGGAGGACGATGAAGAAATTCAGGCCTTGAACAACAGTATTGCCAACTTAAGAGAAACGGGGGTGAAGTTCTCGCAGGAATTCATAAAAAGCCATCCCCAAAGTGCGGTTAGTCTTGCAGAACTGAAGAGCTTAACGGATGTTTTGGAAAATGCTGCGCTTGTTGCCCTTTTCAAGGGGCTGAATGAGCAGGTGAGAACCAGTCCGGAAGGCCTATTTATTGGCGAAAACCTGAAATACATGGGTACGGATGTACGTCCATTGGAATCTAATTAA
- a CDS encoding TlpA disulfide reductase family protein, with protein sequence MKKYIIIGACIGLLSLGNSVMAQENFTVKGKITGWQGKYIHLETRGNQVLKDSVENKDGSFEFKGQVHGATNAFLVSKDEQNPVFRFFFLEPGTTTIQGEFDNLSTAQVSGSDLSAAYQRIKNIHEVKKAKIDSIYNFIHSEKDQAKVKGYYREIEALNAKDVEDVRAFITANPKNPGAIYELFTISGNVDYPTLSALYNTVDASVRDSEQGKDLKAYVTNLGNIQLGKIAPDFVQPDSTQKEIRLSDFKGKYVLLDFWASWCIPCRKEHSNLLAAYKKYKDKGLEILGVSIDTKEEEWRWKRAIQNDGVIWPQVSDLRAQKNAAAQLYAIQVVPTNFLIDPSGKIIAKNLMGEELNKKLAELLGQ encoded by the coding sequence ATGAAGAAATACATAATTATCGGAGCATGCATCGGCCTACTTTCCTTAGGAAATAGTGTGATGGCGCAGGAAAATTTTACCGTAAAGGGCAAGATCACGGGCTGGCAGGGAAAATATATTCATTTGGAGACTCGCGGCAACCAGGTGCTGAAGGATTCGGTGGAAAATAAGGATGGAAGCTTTGAATTTAAGGGACAGGTCCACGGGGCGACAAATGCCTTCCTGGTTTCGAAGGATGAGCAAAACCCGGTCTTCCGATTTTTCTTCCTCGAACCCGGAACAACAACCATTCAGGGAGAATTTGATAACCTATCCACTGCGCAGGTATCAGGTTCGGATTTGTCGGCGGCTTATCAGCGCATCAAGAACATCCATGAGGTAAAGAAAGCCAAGATCGATAGCATCTATAATTTTATCCATTCGGAGAAGGACCAAGCGAAGGTAAAGGGGTATTATCGAGAGATCGAAGCCTTGAATGCAAAGGATGTGGAGGATGTGCGCGCGTTCATCACTGCCAATCCGAAAAACCCAGGTGCCATCTATGAATTGTTCACCATCTCGGGAAATGTGGATTATCCAACGTTATCGGCATTGTACAACACCGTGGATGCTTCGGTGAGGGATTCCGAACAGGGTAAAGATCTCAAAGCCTATGTCACCAACTTGGGGAACATCCAGTTGGGGAAAATAGCGCCGGACTTTGTGCAGCCTGATTCTACCCAAAAAGAAATTCGGTTAAGCGATTTCAAGGGCAAGTATGTGCTCTTGGATTTTTGGGCCAGCTGGTGTATTCCATGTCGGAAGGAACACTCCAATTTATTGGCTGCCTATAAAAAATATAAAGATAAGGGTCTGGAAATCCTTGGCGTGTCTATCGATACCAAAGAGGAAGAATGGCGTTGGAAAAGAGCCATTCAGAATGACGGTGTCATCTGGCCACAGGTGTCGGATCTCCGCGCACAAAAGAATGCTGCAGCGCAGCTTTATGCCATCCAGGTCGTACCGACGAATTTCCTGATCGACCCTTCCGGAAAGATAATCGCCAAGAATCTTATGGGTGAAGAACTGAACAAGAAGCTGGCGGAATTGCTGGGACAATAA
- a CDS encoding BT_3987 domain-containing protein produces MKRLKFHMLSHTQFLVLFACSLFLMMSSCKKENLGELEDIAKDLGEYQASSIGEATSTYLGDSAIRNLTKFAPFFVPEIKEAGAEPTVIAATIDLSLLKFYDSLNYVKSLPFPQKAFRLKKNTVVVEENATKAKDSLIIELQDGSGLTANSVYVIPLRLQVESGPGQLKGKVMFVKMRLLASYIRGKMETFSRAKNFYNLTGRNPYIYGQFQNLMINGQPDAGNTVAFSAKISEAVPTDVVSKVKVDRSPETLAYFAKAINAQVEYVPDGAYKILKDSVTIKENQWSSQDSFKVEIDYSKLDASGLQKNYVLAVRLEDKSRPGLLAPDSASKGDLAFIQIKHTSAETKNIAIGNDGLTGTEMKRSQWVATSTEADTENPAKNVLDGKIETYWKSEKYVSAAPQSLILNLGAQKKVKGFFFTPQYDDTYNDFRKIRVFSSQDGTNWNYEGYYMPGGIYWDSSIENPDIKTLRFLKPVDARYFKFEVMESINGNTAIAEVKGIE; encoded by the coding sequence ATGAAAAGATTGAAATTCCATATGCTTTCGCACACCCAGTTTTTGGTGCTGTTTGCGTGTAGCCTATTCTTGATGATGAGCTCCTGTAAGAAGGAGAATTTAGGGGAACTGGAGGATATTGCCAAAGATCTTGGGGAATATCAGGCGAGTTCGATCGGTGAAGCGACCTCGACGTACCTTGGTGATTCGGCGATTCGCAATTTGACCAAATTTGCACCATTCTTTGTGCCAGAAATAAAAGAGGCCGGAGCAGAACCTACAGTGATCGCTGCAACCATCGACCTCTCCCTACTGAAATTTTACGACAGCTTGAATTATGTGAAATCATTGCCCTTCCCTCAAAAGGCTTTTCGATTAAAGAAGAATACCGTGGTGGTCGAGGAAAATGCAACAAAGGCTAAGGATTCCCTGATTATCGAGCTACAGGATGGCTCTGGATTAACCGCAAACAGCGTATATGTTATTCCACTTCGCTTGCAGGTGGAATCCGGACCCGGACAGTTAAAAGGCAAGGTGATGTTCGTGAAAATGCGCTTGTTGGCATCCTACATCCGTGGGAAAATGGAGACCTTTTCGAGAGCGAAAAATTTCTACAACCTCACGGGCAGGAATCCTTATATCTATGGGCAGTTTCAAAACCTGATGATCAATGGACAGCCTGATGCCGGGAATACCGTTGCTTTTTCTGCGAAGATTTCTGAAGCGGTACCTACCGATGTGGTCAGTAAAGTCAAGGTTGACCGTTCGCCGGAAACCTTGGCGTATTTTGCCAAAGCAATCAATGCGCAGGTGGAATATGTACCCGATGGGGCCTATAAAATCCTAAAGGATAGCGTGACGATCAAGGAAAATCAATGGTCCTCACAGGATAGTTTTAAGGTGGAAATTGACTACAGTAAACTGGATGCTTCCGGATTGCAAAAGAATTATGTCTTGGCGGTCCGCCTCGAGGATAAGAGTCGTCCGGGACTTTTGGCTCCCGACAGTGCATCGAAGGGTGATCTGGCCTTTATTCAAATAAAACATACCTCCGCAGAAACGAAAAATATTGCCATCGGCAATGACGGTCTGACCGGTACGGAAATGAAACGTAGCCAATGGGTTGCAACTTCTACAGAAGCCGATACGGAAAATCCAGCGAAAAATGTGCTGGACGGAAAGATCGAAACCTATTGGAAATCTGAAAAGTATGTTTCGGCTGCACCCCAAAGTTTAATCCTGAATTTAGGCGCACAGAAAAAGGTGAAAGGGTTCTTCTTTACGCCTCAATACGACGACACGTACAATGATTTCCGTAAAATACGCGTATTCTCGAGTCAGGATGGCACCAACTGGAATTATGAAGGATATTATATGCCAGGTGGAATCTATTGGGATAGTTCAATAGAAAATCCAGATATCAAAACCCTTCGTTTCCTAAAACCTGTCGATGCTCGATACTTTAAGTTTGAGGTGATGGAAAGTATTAATGGAAATACGGCAATTGCTGAAGTCAAGGGCATAGAATAA